A genome region from Perca fluviatilis chromosome 20, GENO_Pfluv_1.0, whole genome shotgun sequence includes the following:
- the ivd gene encoding isovaleryl-CoA dehydrogenase, mitochondrial isoform X2, translating to MRDYWKDMGEMGLLGITAPVEYGGTGLGYLDHVIVMEEMSRVSAAIGLSYGAHSNLCVNQMVRHGSEKQKEKYLPKLLTGEHVGALAMSEPNAGSDVVAMKLKAKKQGDYYVLNGNKFWITNGPDADVLIVYAKTDPEAHQRGITAFVVEKGMPGFSTAQKLDKLGMRGSSTCELIFEDCKIPEENVLGPLNKGVYVMMSGLDLERLVLSSGPIGIMQAVLDYAVPYLHVREAFGQKIGHFQLMQGKMADMYTRLSSCRQYVYNVARACDKGHYSAMDCAGVILYAAENATQVALDGIQCLGGNGYINDYPMGRFLRDAKLYEIGAGTSEIRRLIIGRAFNALYK from the exons ATGCGG GATTATTGGAAAGACATGGGGGAGATGGGACTCCTTGGGATCACTGCTCCAG TGGAGTATGGGGGCACAGGATTGGGCTACCTCGATCATGTCATTGTGATGGAGGAAATGTCACGAGTGTCAGCAGCCATTGGTCTCAGTTATGGTGCCCACTCTAACCTCTGTGTCAACCAGATGGTACGCCACGGCAGCGAGAAACAGAAGGAGAAGTACTTGCCAAAG TTATTGACAGGAGAGCATGTAGGAGCCCTGGCCATGAGTGAGCCCAATGCCGGCTCTGATGTTGTAGCTATGAAACTCAAAGCTAAAAAGCAAG GCGACTACTATGTTCTGAATGGCAACAAGTTCTGGATCACAAATGGGCCAGATGCCGATGTCCTTATTGTTTATGCAAAGACAGATCCCGAGGCCCATCAAAGAGGCATCACAGCTTTCGTTGTTGAAAAG ggAATGCCTGGATTCTCCACGGCACAGAAGCTAGACAAACTGGGCATGAGGGGCTCCAGTACCTGCGAGCTTATCTTTGAAGACTGCAAAATACCAG agGAGAACGTACTTGGTCCGTTGAACAAAGGTGTTTATGTGATGATGAGCGGCTTAGATCTGGAGAGGCTGGTGCTTTCCTCAGGCCCTATTGG CATCATGCAGGCTGTTTTGGACTACGCTGTTCCCTACCTGCACGTCAGAGAAGCTTTCGGACAAAAGATTGGACACTTTCAG CTAATGCAAGGCAAGATGGCTGACATGTACACCAGGCTGAGCTCCTGTCGGCAGTATGTGTACAATGTCGCCCGGGCTTGTGACAAAGGACACTACAGTGCAATG GACTGTGCTGGAGTGATCCTGTATGCTGCGGAGAATGCCACTCAGGTTGCTTTGGATGGCATTCAGTGTTTGG GTGGGAATGGCTACATCAACGACTACCCCATGGGTCGATTCTTGCGTGATGCAAAGCTGTATGAAATCGGCGCAGGCACAAGTGAAATTCGCCGGCTCATTATTGGACGAGCCTTCAACGCCCTGTACAAATAA
- the ivd gene encoding isovaleryl-CoA dehydrogenase, mitochondrial isoform X1, translating into MLAVRNALRLGSRLSFPAVARRGCAGASIPVDDVVNGLTDDQIQLRQTVRKFCAEKLAPQADEIDKTNEFPGMRDYWKDMGEMGLLGITAPVEYGGTGLGYLDHVIVMEEMSRVSAAIGLSYGAHSNLCVNQMVRHGSEKQKEKYLPKLLTGEHVGALAMSEPNAGSDVVAMKLKAKKQGDYYVLNGNKFWITNGPDADVLIVYAKTDPEAHQRGITAFVVEKGMPGFSTAQKLDKLGMRGSSTCELIFEDCKIPEENVLGPLNKGVYVMMSGLDLERLVLSSGPIGIMQAVLDYAVPYLHVREAFGQKIGHFQLMQGKMADMYTRLSSCRQYVYNVARACDKGHYSAMDCAGVILYAAENATQVALDGIQCLGGNGYINDYPMGRFLRDAKLYEIGAGTSEIRRLIIGRAFNALYK; encoded by the exons ATGTTGGCCGTCAGAAACGCTCTCCGCCTCGGCTCCAGGTTGTCCTTCCCCGCGGTGGCTAGGAGAGGATGCGCCGGAGCTTCCATCCCGGTGGACGATGTGGTGAACGGACTCACCGACGACCAGATACAG CTCAGGCAGACAGTTCGTAAATTCTGTGCAGAAAAGCTTGCACCTCAAGCTGACGAGATCGACAAGACAAATGAATTTCCAGGAATGCGG GATTATTGGAAAGACATGGGGGAGATGGGACTCCTTGGGATCACTGCTCCAG TGGAGTATGGGGGCACAGGATTGGGCTACCTCGATCATGTCATTGTGATGGAGGAAATGTCACGAGTGTCAGCAGCCATTGGTCTCAGTTATGGTGCCCACTCTAACCTCTGTGTCAACCAGATGGTACGCCACGGCAGCGAGAAACAGAAGGAGAAGTACTTGCCAAAG TTATTGACAGGAGAGCATGTAGGAGCCCTGGCCATGAGTGAGCCCAATGCCGGCTCTGATGTTGTAGCTATGAAACTCAAAGCTAAAAAGCAAG GCGACTACTATGTTCTGAATGGCAACAAGTTCTGGATCACAAATGGGCCAGATGCCGATGTCCTTATTGTTTATGCAAAGACAGATCCCGAGGCCCATCAAAGAGGCATCACAGCTTTCGTTGTTGAAAAG ggAATGCCTGGATTCTCCACGGCACAGAAGCTAGACAAACTGGGCATGAGGGGCTCCAGTACCTGCGAGCTTATCTTTGAAGACTGCAAAATACCAG agGAGAACGTACTTGGTCCGTTGAACAAAGGTGTTTATGTGATGATGAGCGGCTTAGATCTGGAGAGGCTGGTGCTTTCCTCAGGCCCTATTGG CATCATGCAGGCTGTTTTGGACTACGCTGTTCCCTACCTGCACGTCAGAGAAGCTTTCGGACAAAAGATTGGACACTTTCAG CTAATGCAAGGCAAGATGGCTGACATGTACACCAGGCTGAGCTCCTGTCGGCAGTATGTGTACAATGTCGCCCGGGCTTGTGACAAAGGACACTACAGTGCAATG GACTGTGCTGGAGTGATCCTGTATGCTGCGGAGAATGCCACTCAGGTTGCTTTGGATGGCATTCAGTGTTTGG GTGGGAATGGCTACATCAACGACTACCCCATGGGTCGATTCTTGCGTGATGCAAAGCTGTATGAAATCGGCGCAGGCACAAGTGAAATTCGCCGGCTCATTATTGGACGAGCCTTCAACGCCCTGTACAAATAA